Proteins from a single region of bacterium:
- a CDS encoding DNA-3-methyladenine glycosylase I: MKTPKTRCEWAGTDALYVAYHDAEWGVPVHDDRKLFEMLILEGAQAGLSWLTILRKRENYCRAFAGFDAERVAAF, from the coding sequence ATGAAGACGCCGAAGACCAGGTGCGAGTGGGCCGGAACCGACGCGCTCTACGTTGCCTACCACGACGCCGAGTGGGGCGTGCCGGTCCACGACGACCGGAAGCTCTTCGAGATGTTGATCCTCGAAGGCGCCCAGGCGGGGCTGAGCTGGCTGACGATCCTGCGCAAGCGGGAGAACTATTGCCGGGCCTTTGCCGGGTTCGATGCGGAGCGGGTGGCCGCCTTC